A genomic window from Colletotrichum destructivum chromosome 7, complete sequence includes:
- a CDS encoding Putative F-box domain, WD40/YVTN repeat-like-containing domain superfamily: MFDQLPDDIVLEIVSHLRTARDVARLASSCKYLHSLLSEDGWRTFVRTCFPLLSLPLSKAPRWDVLANNLTSQARAWDTKAFQPVAYMDNHRRDGNYFTGYTNAGRPFHPVIDARLAFDNSWEVAAWGAGEDVVGRFRPLNSGGRGDSDAWFRMEGKTKGYEAGVGDVTAIRLVEPDGKLGLLVGRANGDLQLVSAAPGSAGSALANYRIPAPTGGLEATTWTSIGSIDTLPNQSSVIAGNRATVSMFSLSTTEENGNGTIPLDSQTFEVPGQGGRTQFVHSARALNNDTVVCSLSGDVNPIRYLTVTPSGFTPSLASKNPSFLASRGIDPDKKQTVRAIHPVNPGPAGHSNHLLSAWDDGTIRLLDVRTPSPYDVLYRDMYQPFETHSSLLAYGSDRFVAGSNELEALKVFDFRWSKSYHHSAALPCWSGTPFPDPLRGTSSRPLSMRGVGCDHARGRDCVWHEHSRRDYYRPNYRFHVMPFRDAARSSTSRIFSLAKASDVSESFYVGLAGAVAEFSTAPGIVEQREGQQEDVVAPGVASAAEKRGWAARASQFSFAETGDGLLTPGVSMSTFMPRLVQRFGDEVGAPQYQKWWAKTPPKTAAWHRWNESFWRPTHFTF; encoded by the coding sequence ATGTTTGATCAGCTTCCAGACGATATCGTCTTGGAGATCGTCTCCCACTTGAGAACCGCCCGCGATGTAGCCCGCCTTGCGTCGTCGTGTAAATACCTCCACTCCCTCCTCAGCGAGGACGGCTGGCGAACCTTCGTCCGGACCTGCTTCCCCCTCCTGTCCCTCCCATTGAGCAAGGCCCCGAGATGGGATGTACTGGCAAACAACCTCACCAGCCAGGCGCGGGCCTGGGACACAAAGGCCTTCCAGCCTGTCGCCTACATGGACAACCACCGCCGGGACGGCAACTACTTCACCGGCTACACCAATGCCGGCCGCCCCTTTCAccccgtcatcgacgcccgCCTTGCCTTCGACAATAGCTGGGAGGTCGCAGCGTGGGGCGCTGGtgaggacgtcgtcggccggTTTAGACCGCTCAACagcggcggtcgaggagacTCCGACGCCTGGTTCCGCATGGAGGGGAAGACCAAGGGCTACGAGGCGGGAGTGGGCGACGTCACGGCCATCCGCCTCGTTGAGCCCGACGGAAAGCTGGGTCTTCTCGTTGGCAGGGCCAATGGCGATCTGCAGCtcgtctcggcggccccGGGCAGCGCCGGCAGCGCCCTTGCGAACTATAGAATCCCCGCGCCCACGGGGGGCCTTGAAGCGACGACATGGACCTCCATCGGCTCCATAGATACTCTGCCCAACCAGTCGTCGGTAATAGCTGGCAACCGTGCCACCGTCAGCATGTTCTCCCTAAGTACCACCGAAGAAAACGGCAATGGCACCATCCCACTGGATTCGCAGACTTTTGAAGTCCCCGGTCAGGGGGGGAGAACGCAGTTCGTCCACTCGGCCAGGGCCCTCAACAACGACACCGTCGTCTGCTCGCTCTCTGGCGATGTCAACCCGATCCGCTACCTCACCGTCACCCCTTCAGGCTTTACCCCCTCGCTCGCATCAAAGAACCCATCCTTCCTCGCCTCCCGCGGCATCGACCCGGACAAGAAGCAGACCGTCCGCGCGATTCACCCCGTCAACCCGGGCCCCGCAGGCCACTCCAACCACCTCTTGAGCGCCTGggacgacggcaccatccgcctcctcgacgtccgcACGCCGTCTCCCTACGACGTGCTCTACCGCGACATGTACCAGCCCTTCGAGACGCACTCGTCCCTGCTGGCGTACGGCTCGGACCGCTTCGTCGCGGGCAGcaacgagctcgaggccctcaAGGTCTTTGACTTCCGCTGGAGCAAGTCGTACCACCACTCCGCCGCGCTGCCGTGTTGGTCTGGCACGCCGTTCCCGGACCCGCTGCGGGGAACAAGCAGCCGCCCGCTGAGCATGCGTGGCGTCGGGTGCGACCACGCGAGGGGCCGGGACTGCGTGTGGCACGAGCACTCGCGCAGGGACTATTACCGCCCTAATTACCGGTTCCACGTGATGCCGTTCCGGGACGCGGcgcggtcgtcgacgagccgtATTTTCTCGCTGGCCAAGGCGTCAGACGTGTCAGAGTCATTCTACGTCGGGCTCGCGGGGGCCGTAGCCGAGTTTTCCACAGCGCCCGGCATCGTGGAGCAgcgagaagggcagcaggaggacgtcgtcgcTCCGGgggtggcctcggcggcggagaagagggggTGGGCAGCGAGGGCTTCGCAGTTCAGTTTTGCCGAGACAGGCGACGGGCTGTTAACCCCGGGCGTGTCGATGAGTACCTTCATGCCGAGGCTGGTGCAGCGGTTCGGTGACGAGGTGGGCGCGCCGCAGTATCAGAAGTGGTGGGCCAAGACGCCGcccaagacggcggcgtggcaCCGATGGAATGAGAGCTTTTGGCGGCCGACGCACTTTACGTTTTGA